The Coturnix japonica isolate 7356 chromosome 8, Coturnix japonica 2.1, whole genome shotgun sequence sequence AGATAAAAGGAACTCCTTATATATACACGTGCCCTCCAAATTTTGGTGGGTGTAACAATTGCAtccaattacattttttatgttAATTAGGTTATTTTGCAGATGTCAGGGTTTGACCTGAGGCTTCTAACAAAGCAGTTACGTCTGTGGAAGTACTTTGTATGTGTGGGCTGAACTCTCATAAGGGATTATTTTATGTGGTATAAAAATCATAAGCAATTTACCCAGCTGCTTTCATTGCTTCCATTATGTCTGTTACTGGTAACTGGCTGCATATACATGTCCAGTTCCAAGGTTTGAAGTTAAGGCACCCGTGCAGTTTAAATCTGTATAGAATTTGGGATTCCTTAATAGAACCCTGTGGAAATATGAAAGATTTTCAAGGTCTATGGTGAGAAATGAAGCAGGGTTTTAGTCAGACGTCTTTAGCATGCAACAACCCACAAGAAAGATGCTGTCTCAGTGTGTTGTGGATATTTTCAGACAGGCAGGAAGGTATTTTGAGAGTTGGAAATGACTTCTGCTGTGAGGATGAGTTATTTCTGTGCGTGTATGGAACAGGTACCCAGTCCATGTTTGCTGCAGTGTGGGCCTGAGAAGGCAGCGTTCTGTGTTGTGTTCTGTGTTGTGTTCTGTGTTGTGTTCTGTGTTGTGTTCTGTGTTGTGTTCTGCTCTGGGGCCTGCAGGGCTTTCGGTAGATGATGTGGTGCAGTGACTGCACGTGTAAGATGTGCCCAGGGGCCGCAGCTGGGCACGCTGATGTTATTCTGTGTTAGCATCTCGCTGCTGAGAGCTTCCATTGACTCAGTGCAGCGTTCGTAAGCGAGTGGTGTGTTGTACCTGCGATGCAGGCAGTAATCGCGGTGCTGCGGCGGCTTTAATTAGAGCTGCGGGCAGAGCTGCCGGGACGCGGCCTGTTACTGCAGTCATTACCCACGTGTTACATGTTCCGCGTGTCCTGCGGGCACTCAGAGCAACACCCGCCGTTGGTCGCCGTTCGGCCGTGGCTCATCGCAGCGCCGTGTGCTGGCAGCGCGGCCCCGGTAGCGGCGGCTCTGTGGGCTCCGCTCGGAGCTGCGGGCGGGAGGTGGCGCCCAGGGCCGCTCCCGGGCGGGGCAGCGAGTATtgcccgcccgccccgccccgcagccccgcgtTGTACCGCGCTCCGCTCCGGGCCTTGCGGCGCCCACCAACATGGCCCCGCGCCCCCCCCGTAGCCCCGCTCCGGCTGCAGCCAGCCCGGCCCCGTGGCGCCTGCGCACTGCCTGCCCGCACAGCGCCCGGCCGGGCCGTACCCAGCGTGCCGCGCGGCGCGCATGTGCAGTGCGTGGCGCAGGGGCTGCTAATTCCATTGTGGAGCGGACGCGGCGTTATTTGTAACTggaggcggcggcgggagcCGTAAGTGCAGCCCGGGCAGGAGCCGCCCGGCGGCCGCGGGCGTTGCGGGTGGCGGCGATGCGCCCGGGCGGCGGCTGCCGGGCCGTGCTGGGAGCCCGGCGCTGAGCgcggcgggggcgggcgggcggcgggtCCCGCGAGCCCCCCCTGAGGTGCGGGCCGCGCTCCTCCCCGGGCCGCGCCTCCCGCTCCCGGGGAATGAAACTCGGCGGCGGTTTcctcggcggcggcggcggcggcggcaaGAGGGCGGCGGCCATGGAGCCCGGCTTCCCCCCCGGCATGGTGATGTTCAACCACCGCCTGCCCCCGGTCACCAGCTTCACCCGGGCGGCCGCGCCCCCCCCGGCGGCCCAGCACCCCCCGCAGTGCGCGCTCCCCCCGCCTtccgccgcctccgccgccgcTTCCTCCGCGGCCGAGCCCCCGGCGCCGCCCGCCCCCCAGGACGTGACTTTCAAGAAGGAGCCGGTGGGCGCTTTCCCCTCCGCGCCCTCCTCCGCTCAGCGCGGCCCCTGGGGCTTCCTGCAGTCCCTGGTCAGCATCAAGCAGGAGAAGCCCAGCGAGCAGGACGAGGAAGAGCCGCcgcagcaccaccaccaccactacGGGGGGCTCTTCGGGGCGCCGGGCGAGGAGCGGCCCCCGGGCCtggggggcggcggcggcgaaGGCGGCGGGCAGAGCGTGATCCAGGACCTgagcctcctgcagcacctgcaccaGCATCCCCCCCGGGACCTGCTGCTGGGCGGCAGAGCCGAGGGCGGCCCCGGCAGCTCGGGCGAGCCGAAGCACGACGCCCAGGTCAAGAAGGCGAAGAGGCCAAAGCCAGAAACTCAGGGAATCAAAGCCAAGCGGAAGCCCAGCGCTTCGTCCAAGCCCCCCCTGGTGGGTGACGCAGAAGGTGCCGTCGCGTCCCCGAGTCAGAAACCTCACGTCTGCGAACACTGCAGCGCTGCCTTCAGGAGCTCCTACCACTTGCGCAGGCACGTGCTCATCCACACCGGGGAGAGGCCTTTCCAGTGCAGCCAGTGCAGCATGGGCTTCATCCAGAAATACCTTCTGCAACGGCACGAGAAGATCCACAGCAGGGAGAAGCCTTTTGGGTGCGACCAGTGCAGCATGAAGTTCATCCAGAAGTACCACATGGAAAGACACAAGAGGACGCATAGCGGAGAAAAGCCATACAAGTGCGACACTTGTCAGCAGTATTTTTCAAGGACTGATAGACTTTTGAAGCACAGAAGAACGTGTGGTGAAGCCATAGGGAAAGCTGGCGCTGGAATGGAGCTCGGGTCATCACACAACATGGGTAGCTTGGCTGCGTTGTCTCAGGGAAATACAAATTCCtcaaggagaaaaagtaaaacgAAAAGCGTatccactgaaaacaaaggaaacaagtGTAGCAGCAAAGTAGCGGAATCTCAAGTTACGAGTAATGTGGCCATGCCAAATTATGCAGTCGATATTCCTATTGTGTCTTCCAGCGGTGGTCTCGTTGGCACAGGCAtagaagaacttcagaaaaaggTGCCAAAACTGGTCTtcaagaaaggaagcagaaaacaggcAGACAAAAACTACCTTAACTTTGTGTCACCACTGCCAGATATTCTTGGGCAAAAAACCCTGTCTGGGAAACAGAGTGGCTCTCTGGGCTCGTTAGTAGCCAATACCAGTGTAGAAAATATTGGCCTTCTCCAAAGTCCAAGCGGTAAATCAGGTCAAATAAGTAGTAATTATGATGATGCCatgcagttttcaaagaaaagaagatactTGCAAACTGCAAGTGGTAACAGTGCCTTTTCAATTAATGTCGGACACATGACTTCCCAGCAGTCCGTCATCCAGTCTGCAGGTGTTAGCGTTATGGACAACGAAACTCCCTTGTCTCTTATCGATTCAGCATCCTTGAACAGCGAAATAAAGACTTGCCACGACAAGTCCGGTATTCCCGATGAAGTCTTACAGAGCCTTTTGGATCAGTACTCTCACAAGTCGGAAGGCCAGAAAGAAGATCCCTTCAGTATAACTGAACAGCGTGTGGACTTGCACAGCTCGGGAGAACATTCAGAGATGGTTCAGGAAGAAAATTTGAGTCCTAACTCTCAAACTGTTCCAAACGATAAGGCGAGCATGTTGCAAGAATACTCCAAATACCTCCAACAAGCTTTTGAAAGAACGACCAATAGCACTGGTTTTGCATTTGGACCCAGTTTCCAGTTTGTTAGCTTGTCTTCAACTCTCCATAACCACACTCTGTTTCAGGACAAACAGATATACACTACATCTCCGCTCGAGTGTGGCTTCAGCCAATCCGTTACCTCAGTATTGCCAACTGCGTTGCCAAAACCTCCATTTGGGATGTTGCTTGGTTCTCAGCCAGGCTTTTATTTATCTGCTTTGGAGGCTACGCATCAACAGTTGACTCCTTCTCAAGAGCTGGACGATCTCATCGATCCTCAGAAAACCTTAGAGACTTCATCTAACTACCAGTCAACATCTCAGAAACTGACTGgccagaaggaacagaaaaacttAGAATCCTCAACGAGCTTTCAGATCCCATCTCAGGAGTTAGCTAGCCAGATAGATCCTCAGAAGGACATAGAGCCTAGAGCAACCTACCAGATCGAGAACTTTGCACAAGCGTTTGGTTCTCAGTTTAAGTCGGGCAGCAGGGTGCCAATGACTTTTATCACTAACTCTAATGGAGAAGTGGACCATAGGGTAAGGACTTCAGTCTCAGATTTCTCAGGGTATTCAAATATGATGTCTGATGTAAGTGAGCCATGTAGTACACGAGTAAAAACCCCAACCAGTCAGAGTTACAGGTAAGGTCCCGACTGTGACCGAGCTGTGGGGTCTTCTTACTGTAGTTTTACTTTGACAACACTGCCATTGGAATGTTTCTACACGGTCCTATTAAGAATAATGTAACATGCCCTTTCAATGCAACTTTTcatatttagtttattttgttAGTGTGATTTTTTTAGATCTGTTTTATTACGGTTTTTAATCAGGAATCAATAGattaaaatagtgtttttgtTCAAGTGGCAACGTTTAGCAATCAAATTTACATATATAGATTGTCAGGGAATAGCCCAAAAagcttaaaatgcaaaaaattaaCTTTGTTCCTAGGACTAAGGTTTATTCTAATTACTTTACTCTCAGGAAAGTGTAATGAAGCATGGGAATTCTATGCACCGCTAGTGTATTGGAACTTCCAATTTACAGATAGTGACAAATGTGTATATCTCAAGCTTTTTGAGGAAGGGATCTGTAACATTTCACATTGCTGTCTCTTATGTCTGGGCTGGTCTGAAAGAATTTTTGCTACCTAAACTGTGTTGCTTTTCAAGTACTTCTACGTGATGCTGATTCCGGACAGGTTGAGCAGATGCTCTTGGATCTGTACTAAGAACCCAGAACGGTAGCTTTAATATAAACAATAATGTCCCCAGAACTCCTTTGGTAAGACTGTAATTCCGTAAAGAGGTTCTGTTGACACAAACCATGAGAACAAAAAGCATGCCTCTGGTTCATGCCATTGTAACCCCAACTTGAGGCTACGGTTGTATTCGAGATGTCCTTTTGggatgcattatttattttacatgccTCAAAAGAAGATggtctttttctcctcccccttcccGCATTCTTTTGATGTTTAAGGTTCCCTTTTTCTCGTTGTGTTCCCAATACCTGGATTTGTGTTGTTGGTTTCCCCCCTCCCGTCCCCCCCCTTATTTTAcacctttttccttcccccttttgCCTAAATTGCCTACTCCCTCCCTTACCCGTCTTAGCTAGCATTTAAAAAGTTTTACATTCCAGAAAATGAGTATCTTACCATGTATTTCTTGATGTCTTACGGCATCAAATAATGAACAGCGAACTCCCACACCTTATAGAATTCTGTCAAGGTTTCCGTGTACAATAAGAAATAATATACTCCCAACTGTACATACCGAGGCCCTGGTCCTGCATCAGGATCAGCTGACGTGGCCCCCTGTGCCCCTCTTCGTTACCAGTGGTGTCATTGGAGCTCTTTACGGATACAGGGGCTTGCAGCAGTTCATCGCTGTGGGCTTAGGGCCTAAGGCTGCAATTCCATCAAAGGTTTCTGGTGATGACGTCAACTACGAGAGTAGGACTTGAGTGGCTTGTTAATATCAACAGAACTTTTCTTTGGAATTATTGCCTTACGTTATGTATATTTTGTGGtacattatttattatatgtGAATCATGACTTGATGCCTGTGGAGCCACGGAAACCTGCTCAAAATACTGGTGGCcattcagagctgctgaaaggCAGTGGCACTGCTCTAAACcacttttttaaaatgtattttttgattagttttttaatgtaattttggTGACGTTTATGctgatggttttttttggtttgttttttttttttaatgtactctTGGTGATGTTTCAGTCTTATGTACTTTTCTGGTGTCAGGAAAGTACCAGTGGTTGTTTGCAGTCTTATTGTGTACTCAGCCTATTACAGGCTTCCATGTATAATAAAGTTATTAACATTTGTGCAAGTGTAAAACACTTCTGTTATGAAAGTGGTGTATTATTAAATGAATCATTACAAAAATCCTTTGTAATTTCTCCCTTTGTCCCTCACCACTAAAATTTGAAACCCAAGCCCACTCGTAACCTCTTTTACTAGgcaaactttctttttcttactaaTCTAGAATTCCCCAAAATCCACGTAACTCCATTAACGTTTGCTTTATTACTTCTTTATGTATTTCATCGTATTTCAGTTTAGCGAAAGGGAACAACAGCTGTTCTCTATACGCAGATCCATGTTAACGGGGATGAAATAATCCATAACCACTCGTTGGCTCTTTCAGTacctcttcctttgtttttcagaggttataatttactttctttataTTGTGTGTAGTAGAGATTGCGTATGTATTGTTCTGGCTGTTTGCTTTAACTTAATACTAATAAAACCTGTTATTCACAAAATCATAGAGATATCACTTCTATTATCCAGTAACGCTTCTCAGAGCATCTTAGGGAAATGTTAAGTGAGAAAGTTTTGAGAAGGTGTGATTTAACATTACCAGCATGTTCTCagcttctgttcttccttcagtttctttctggaTCAGATAATCTGAATGTGCAATTTTGGACATCAGGTCTCTGTCCCATATTTTGAGctgacaaggggaaaaaaagaaaaactaatggATTTGCTCCTACTGTTTGTACAACCTCACCTTTTAAGATCTGTGTTTTTTGTATATGGTTTTGGTTAAAAATACTACAAGTGTGTATTGTTAATTTGAAAGATGTTTTGTAATTGCTGAAAATCCGGAATGACACCATATAATGCAATTTTGTTCAAAGTAAAGATTTGAGAAAGTCATctacctgttttattttcctcctaaaCTGACTTACCTTCTAAGGAACACCTGAGTAAGGGTAGTAGTATGGTAGAGTACTTGTAAGTGTGGTATTTAATGAGAAGGTGGTTTTCAGATATCCTGAGGTCATGTTTTAATTCAACTTCGCTTGTAATTATAAGAGCGGCAGTATTGGGAAGCTCAGCagtggtgaagcactgaagaacagaaggcTGCAGTTTGGATCACGGCGGTGAGATGGACGAGAGAAAGATCGTGGAAATCGTGACAAGTaatgaaatacagcaaataaGGATGAAAATCTTCCcaagtaaatataaaatgatgTTAAATGGTTAATATTCAGCCAATTGCTAGGAAAAACTGGAAAGATCCAGGAGGGAAAATCACTTatggcttatttatttattttttaattatggTAGGAGAATAACTTATTTACTATCACTAACACAGGGAGTATAAAGAACTGATATATAGGATGATAGAAAATTGTCCATGAAGTGTTTTCTTACAGTCGTAGCTCACATAACCTGTTTTTGCTTGGAACAGGCATGATTTGGTACCCTGAATTGTGAATGTTTCTGTGTACCCTGAGGTGCTAAAAGCTCACATCTGACTTACCCACAGGTAACATTAAAAAGCTGCCTGATGTGTGCGGTAGTTCCTGAATGAGCTGAGTTGGACGCAGACTTGTGGATGGTGGGTGGAATTTTAGAATAAATGTTGGTGTTTCTCATGCTTTGCATGTTATTTTCTGCACACATTtcccaaaacaaaattaaggaagaaaaccttACTGTTCCATGGGCATTTCATCTCTCTTTAAAATCAAATTGATAATACATACCTAATATATATTAATCCTTAAACTAGTGGCATCCTTTTTTGGAGCTTGGACTTGAGGCTTAGTTCAAATAGCAATTTCTACCAAGTGCCCTATATTGTGgcatctgtttctctttgtcgTATGATAGAATTGGCTTTCTGGCATATGTATGTAGACCCTCCAAGTGaattttaatgtgatttttgtaCAATTACTTTTGTACaggaatttaagaaaacaatatGTAGTACTTTGTGTAGCATTTAGAATACAGGATATACCCTGTTTACTGTATTAATGGCTATGAAGTATGAATATGCTCTGGTGTTCAAAACATGGTTCTTGTCCCCTTTTTCACTTGCAGCTAAAACCCAGGTTTATTTTAGCATTGTTTCCCAATGCAGTGAGACGTTTCAAGGAGAACAAGTCTCATGTCAGTACAGTTTGGTTGTTGTTGCCTCAGACGCTAAAAAATGACTTTGTGATGCCCAGTTTCAGGTTGACACCTGTGACCTGAAGGGACAGGTACTGGGACATGTCTTTGACAGTGATTGGAGCTGAGTTCCTTCTGTAACACCCCTGCTGTTCCAAACTCGATTTGTGCTCAGATGAACTGGGGAACAGATACCAGCTTAGTAAATATGGAATAGCTGATTGTCTAGAATAAAGTAGGAGCTGTGTGGCACGGTCATGAGGGAGTTAAATTCTCTAAGGTGACATTAAGAAGCCTAAATCACTAgcctgttctttcttttccattgtatTCACTGTAAATCTAGCATCTGGGGAATCCATGTTCTGTGAAGAGCTGCCTCATGAAGCTTAGTCCTGCTTCATGCTCTGAGGGTCGTCATGCAATTGGTTGTGCATGCAAACGGCAGTGCCAGCGTTGCTTGGGAAAAGTCATCATGTAATCAATTTGTCTTAATGCACGTACAAGATGCGGTGAATTGAGGATTAGAAAGATTTAGTGGTAACGTTTATAAAATTCTAATGCTTGGTTTTTAATCTTGATGCTAATGTAAGTTTTTGTGTTTGGTATGCTACGATAATTACATCTtggtatgttttgtttttattgcatcTGTAGTGGATTTTGCAATTTTAGAACTGAAGGTACACTATGAAGTTGCCTTTGTGCTTGGGGGACTTGGTGTTAAATCTGATCAGGTATTATCTGGCCAAgtggaagaatgaagaaagaactCGTTTATTAGTGCATTTATTTGATTACTGTAACTTACTTAATCTTACCTTTAAATTTGTTGTATGTTGTATGTTGTCTCTGTGGCACTACAAATACAAGAACATGACATGAGCAAGGCATGCAATGGTTGTTATGCAGGAGCTGTAGCATGTGTCAGATACTCTCTACAGTAGCATGTGTGCTGCTTTTGATGCTAAACACCTGGTAAGGGTAGGTTAAAACCTGCTCAGGGTAGATTATTACCATTAACAATTACATGTCATTGCTGTTCACATGAAATTTgcactttgtgctttttgtaaAGTGTTGTTTTGATGTTCTTTGAAGGCTAAAAGGCAGATTATGTTTAATctcataatttctttttactgtgcATACTTCTGTCTGTGCTTGTGCTCTCTTCCCATTGGAGGGGAGGTTGGAGTCCTGATTGAATCATGATGTAGGTGTGTGCTGGCATACGGACTGAAATTGTATTGGCCATGGTAAGGATAGTTCAGTCTGCTCAGACACTGAGTATTTTTCCTTGGGAAGGGGAAATGTGAGTGGTGGGTGGTTGTGTTCTGAGATGAGTGGGAATAAAATCAGT is a genomic window containing:
- the ZNF281 gene encoding zinc finger protein 281; the protein is MKLGGGFLGGGGGGGKRAAAMEPGFPPGMVMFNHRLPPVTSFTRAAAPPPAAQHPPQCALPPPSAASAAASSAAEPPAPPAPQDVTFKKEPVGAFPSAPSSAQRGPWGFLQSLVSIKQEKPSEQDEEEPPQHHHHHYGGLFGAPGEERPPGLGGGGGEGGGQSVIQDLSLLQHLHQHPPRDLLLGGRAEGGPGSSGEPKHDAQVKKAKRPKPETQGIKAKRKPSASSKPPLVGDAEGAVASPSQKPHVCEHCSAAFRSSYHLRRHVLIHTGERPFQCSQCSMGFIQKYLLQRHEKIHSREKPFGCDQCSMKFIQKYHMERHKRTHSGEKPYKCDTCQQYFSRTDRLLKHRRTCGEAIGKAGAGMELGSSHNMGSLAALSQGNTNSSRRKSKTKSVSTENKGNKCSSKVAESQVTSNVAMPNYAVDIPIVSSSGGLVGTGIEELQKKVPKLVFKKGSRKQADKNYLNFVSPLPDILGQKTLSGKQSGSLGSLVANTSVENIGLLQSPSGKSGQISSNYDDAMQFSKKRRYLQTASGNSAFSINVGHMTSQQSVIQSAGVSVMDNETPLSLIDSASLNSEIKTCHDKSGIPDEVLQSLLDQYSHKSEGQKEDPFSITEQRVDLHSSGEHSEMVQEENLSPNSQTVPNDKASMLQEYSKYLQQAFERTTNSTGFAFGPSFQFVSLSSTLHNHTLFQDKQIYTTSPLECGFSQSVTSVLPTALPKPPFGMLLGSQPGFYLSALEATHQQLTPSQELDDLIDPQKTLETSSNYQSTSQKLTGQKEQKNLESSTSFQIPSQELASQIDPQKDIEPRATYQIENFAQAFGSQFKSGSRVPMTFITNSNGEVDHRVRTSVSDFSGYSNMMSDVSEPCSTRVKTPTSQSYR